From a region of the Prevotella melaninogenica genome:
- a CDS encoding alpha-galactosidase, whose translation MKKLLLLFVCAILSLNVGAADKQSIRINTDNIDLILQVSPKNRLYQVYLGEKLNSTADFNHFNWNIYAGSDGGYSMRGREVYPGSGGEDMFEPVLAITHADGNQTTYLYYQNSTQKAVPGGTETIIQLADDKYAVQVTLHYVAYSKENVIKTWSEIKHNEKSPITLWRYASGMFYFNSSKYFLTNYHSDWAREGQPAVQQLQFGKKIVDTKLGTRAAEQSEPFFEIGFDQPAQENQGRVMLGTIGWTGNFSFTFEIDNVNCLRVIPAINSYASNYKLKAGETFKTPEFIFTLSENGTGQASRNLQNWARKYQLWNGEGSRMTLLNNWENTAFDFNQEKLAQLMKDAKDLGVDMFLLDDGWFANKYPRKDDRAGLGDWEPTRSKLPGGIPALTKAAEEAGVKFGLWIEPEMVNPKSELYEKHRNWVIELPNRETYYYRHQLVLDLSNPEVQDYVYSVVDRLMTENPNIVYFKWDCNSPITNIYSPYQKANQGNLYIEYVRGLYKVLDRIQAKYPKLEMMLCSGGGGRCDYQALKYYGEFWPSDDTDPHERLYIQYSISKFFPSKALAAHVTNWNRHTSVKFRTDVASMCKLGFDLDLKTMKPEDYKFTQEAVANWNRLKDVILDGELYRLVSPYETHHMAVNYVSQDKTKAVLFAYDLHPRYSEPQQVVRLQGLDAYRTYLVKEINLMPNTTSSLTCNGQRYTGDYLMKVGLMVLSANEGSSRVLELTAE comes from the coding sequence ATGAAAAAGCTATTATTACTCTTCGTCTGCGCTATCCTAAGCCTCAACGTAGGAGCTGCCGACAAGCAATCTATCCGAATTAATACGGATAACATTGACCTTATTCTGCAGGTTTCACCTAAGAACAGACTCTATCAGGTCTACTTGGGTGAGAAACTAAACAGTACTGCCGACTTCAATCACTTTAATTGGAACATCTACGCAGGTTCAGATGGTGGCTATAGTATGCGTGGACGTGAGGTTTATCCGGGCTCAGGTGGTGAGGATATGTTTGAACCAGTATTAGCTATTACACATGCTGACGGCAACCAGACAACCTATTTATATTACCAAAATAGTACACAGAAAGCCGTTCCGGGTGGAACAGAAACCATCATACAGTTGGCTGATGATAAGTATGCTGTGCAGGTAACGCTTCACTATGTGGCATATTCTAAGGAGAATGTCATCAAGACATGGAGCGAGATAAAGCACAATGAGAAGTCGCCTATTACCCTCTGGCGTTATGCAAGTGGTATGTTCTATTTCAATAGTTCAAAGTATTTTCTCACCAACTATCACAGCGACTGGGCACGCGAAGGGCAGCCTGCTGTACAGCAGTTACAGTTTGGAAAGAAGATTGTGGACACAAAACTCGGTACACGTGCTGCAGAACAGAGCGAGCCTTTCTTTGAAATTGGCTTCGATCAGCCGGCTCAAGAGAATCAAGGACGTGTGATGTTAGGTACGATTGGATGGACTGGTAACTTCAGTTTTACCTTTGAGATAGATAATGTCAACTGTCTCCGTGTCATCCCAGCTATCAACTCTTACGCTTCTAATTATAAGTTGAAAGCTGGCGAAACCTTCAAGACTCCAGAGTTTATTTTCACCTTGAGCGAGAACGGAACAGGTCAGGCAAGCCGTAACCTACAGAACTGGGCACGCAAATATCAGCTTTGGAATGGTGAAGGTAGTCGCATGACCCTTCTCAACAACTGGGAGAACACAGCCTTCGACTTCAATCAAGAGAAGCTTGCACAGCTGATGAAAGATGCCAAAGACTTAGGTGTTGATATGTTCCTCTTGGACGATGGTTGGTTTGCAAACAAATACCCACGCAAAGACGACCGTGCTGGATTAGGCGACTGGGAGCCAACTCGCTCAAAACTGCCTGGTGGTATTCCTGCCTTAACTAAAGCAGCAGAGGAAGCAGGAGTAAAGTTCGGACTATGGATTGAGCCAGAAATGGTTAATCCTAAGAGTGAACTCTACGAGAAACATCGGAATTGGGTGATTGAATTGCCTAATCGTGAGACTTATTATTACCGCCATCAATTAGTACTCGACCTCTCTAATCCTGAGGTGCAGGACTATGTATACAGCGTTGTAGACCGTCTGATGACTGAGAATCCGAACATTGTCTACTTCAAATGGGACTGTAATAGCCCTATTACCAATATCTATTCTCCTTATCAGAAAGCTAATCAAGGTAACCTCTATATTGAGTATGTGCGTGGTCTTTATAAGGTTCTCGATCGTATTCAGGCAAAGTATCCGAAACTTGAAATGATGCTCTGCTCTGGTGGTGGAGGTCGTTGCGACTATCAGGCACTGAAATATTATGGCGAATTCTGGCCTTCTGACGACACAGACCCACACGAACGTCTTTATATACAATATAGTATATCGAAGTTCTTCCCATCAAAGGCATTGGCTGCACACGTCACAAACTGGAACAGACATACAAGTGTTAAGTTCAGAACAGACGTAGCAAGTATGTGTAAATTAGGCTTCGACCTCGATTTGAAGACGATGAAACCGGAGGATTATAAGTTTACACAGGAGGCTGTTGCCAACTGGAACCGCCTCAAAGATGTCATCCTTGACGGAGAGCTCTATCGTCTTGTTTCACCTTACGAGACCCATCACATGGCAGTAAACTATGTATCACAAGACAAGACTAAGGCTGTACTCTTCGCTTATGACTTACATCCACGCTACTCTGAACCACAACAGGTAGTACGCCTACAGGGACTGGATGCCTATCGTACTTACTTAGTGAAGGAAATCAACCTTATGCCTAACACGACTTCATCATTAACTTGTAATGGACAAAGGTACACAGGTGACTATTTGATGAAGGTAGGTTTGATGGTCCTCTCTGCCAACGAGGGTTCAAGTAGAGTCCTCGAACTAACAGCGGAGTAA
- a CDS encoding SGNH/GDSL hydrolase family protein: protein MFTRKILFVLLFFITFNAYAQQERWVGTWACAPQTVDKGFMPYNNQMTNRSVRQVVKVSIGGSVIRLQLSNELSSEPVEITSVYIAKAGEGAEIQKNSAKYLRFNNKRRVTIPAGKAVFSDALKFDLKPLERLSITINYLKAPKEPTVHMGSRTTSYILHGVTNANTDFSTAFKEDHWFNISAIDVLDASASCVAILGNSITDGKGCVTNAQDRWPDFMSAVLNGEHESKSPKTGVLNLGIGDNRILSVGLGQPGKERFDRDILGQRGLRAVIIFEAINDIGTSTNPDETARQLIEAYQVMIKKARQRGLKVYMGTITPFNGCKGYFTEARDAARKTVNEWIRTNHEIDGFIDFDALMRDPSSPDRLRKEWQIGDWLHPNPAGYKAMGEYAAKKM, encoded by the coding sequence ATGTTTACACGTAAGATTTTATTCGTTTTATTGTTTTTTATCACATTCAACGCTTATGCACAGCAAGAACGTTGGGTAGGTACATGGGCTTGTGCGCCACAGACAGTTGATAAGGGTTTTATGCCTTATAATAACCAGATGACGAATCGCTCCGTACGACAGGTGGTGAAGGTGAGTATCGGTGGTTCTGTTATTCGTTTGCAGTTGAGTAATGAACTGTCTTCTGAGCCTGTTGAGATTACCAGTGTTTATATTGCAAAGGCTGGAGAAGGGGCAGAGATACAGAAGAATTCAGCTAAGTATCTCCGTTTTAATAATAAACGTCGGGTAACGATACCTGCTGGTAAGGCTGTCTTTTCAGATGCGTTGAAATTCGATTTAAAACCATTGGAGCGTTTGTCAATTACGATTAACTATCTTAAAGCACCAAAAGAACCTACTGTTCACATGGGTTCACGTACTACATCCTATATATTACATGGTGTGACAAATGCTAATACTGATTTCTCAACAGCTTTCAAAGAGGACCATTGGTTTAATATTTCTGCTATTGATGTCCTTGATGCTTCTGCTTCCTGTGTGGCTATCCTTGGTAATAGTATTACTGATGGAAAGGGTTGTGTGACAAATGCACAAGACCGGTGGCCCGATTTTATGTCTGCCGTACTGAATGGAGAACATGAGTCGAAGAGTCCGAAAACGGGTGTATTGAATCTTGGTATTGGAGATAATCGTATTCTCTCCGTGGGTTTAGGACAGCCTGGAAAGGAGCGTTTCGATCGTGATATCTTGGGACAAAGAGGACTTCGTGCCGTAATCATCTTCGAGGCTATTAATGATATCGGTACGTCAACCAATCCTGATGAAACTGCTCGCCAGTTGATTGAAGCCTACCAAGTGATGATTAAGAAGGCTCGCCAACGTGGCTTGAAGGTTTATATGGGTACGATAACTCCTTTCAATGGTTGCAAAGGTTACTTCACAGAGGCACGTGATGCAGCACGTAAGACGGTGAACGAATGGATAAGAACAAACCATGAAATCGACGGTTTCATCGACTTTGATGCACTCATGCGTGACCCTTCATCACCCGACCGTTTGCGTAAAGAGTGGCAGATTGGTGACTGGTTGCACCCTAACCCTGCTGGTTATAAGGCGATGGGTGAGTATGCTGCCAAGAAGATGTAG
- a CDS encoding helix-turn-helix transcriptional regulator has translation MRFDKLKKQLELLILLSDGRNYTVEDLCERMNLSRRNFYYLLDFIKHAGFIVFKNQGYYHIDRRSPFFTQLLQTIQFTDKDVKTIHSVLTMAGNDSEMVNQLRQKLESSYNFSVSAESPIRRQMESNLKLLRKAMAEKKTVRLIGYSSPHSHSVKDRLVEPFLLLHNNEDVRCHELVSKQNKTFKISRMTSVEILDTPWLHEDKHRQVFTDIFMFSSEERYRVKLRLGQLSHNLFKEEYPQGAHYITPNGDGSWLLDIEVCDYRGLGRFVLGLYKDIEIIEGDGFKAYLRTEIESLIDSSNQLLLK, from the coding sequence ATGAGATTCGATAAATTAAAGAAGCAGTTAGAGCTTTTGATTCTATTGTCTGATGGACGCAATTATACGGTTGAAGACCTGTGTGAGCGGATGAACTTGTCGCGTAGGAATTTCTATTACCTACTCGACTTCATCAAGCATGCTGGTTTTATCGTATTTAAGAATCAGGGCTATTATCATATTGATCGTCGCTCTCCTTTTTTCACACAGCTGTTACAAACGATTCAGTTTACAGATAAGGATGTGAAGACGATACATAGTGTACTGACAATGGCTGGTAATGATAGTGAGATGGTGAACCAGCTAAGGCAGAAGTTGGAAAGTTCTTATAACTTCTCTGTGTCTGCAGAGTCACCCATTCGTCGCCAAATGGAGAGTAACCTGAAACTGTTACGCAAGGCGATGGCAGAGAAGAAGACGGTTCGTTTAATTGGTTATTCAAGTCCACATAGTCACTCTGTTAAGGATCGTCTTGTAGAGCCTTTCCTTTTATTGCATAATAATGAGGATGTACGCTGTCATGAATTGGTGTCAAAACAAAATAAGACATTTAAGATTTCCCGCATGACGAGTGTGGAGATACTGGATACACCGTGGCTACATGAAGACAAGCATAGGCAGGTGTTTACGGATATCTTTATGTTTAGTAGTGAGGAACGATATCGTGTGAAGTTGCGTTTAGGACAGTTATCTCACAATCTCTTTAAGGAAGAATATCCACAAGGTGCGCATTATATTACTCCGAATGGGGATGGCTCGTGGCTTTTAGATATAGAAGTATGCGATTATCGTGGTTTAGGTCGTTTCGTTCTTGGACTCTATAAAGATATAGAAATCATAGAGGGTGATGGTTTCAAGGCATATCTGAGAACAGAAATAGAAAGCCTTATTGATTCGTCAAACCAACTATTGCTGAAGTAG
- a CDS encoding RagB/SusD family nutrient uptake outer membrane protein has product MKYSINKFTAGALIAVAAMTASCSSDYLNVSPAESAESSAAYANTSNARNTLNGIAKSMTVQQAYYGQGFAGENAIMRLYENLPSQNYNYNRYASGWATIHNQDYHYRSTVKYDSYAWAYYYQIINNANALLANIDNAAGNEADRKFIKASALTFRAYAYEKLVHYYCYRWQDSNNGTSQGLPLRLDTSTGKLKASTLAETYAQIYKDCQDAITLFTESGVTRSTAECWIPDLNTAHAVYARAALTRQDYATALAQAKLAENGRPLMTGDTYAAGFYKPNDEWILGSYGDASEQNWYWAYGVQGACNGYYASNQSTGAGTIGHELITRIPNNDARKQLFITEDKFRSINITDNSQVNQTYGILGQGNKSVKAQADSIVKKHQISGLSAAYASGYIYLDGQMKFWVTAQPGVSYLPYIRSSEMVLIEAEANYFLGNTADAQAALVKLNATTGRNASYTCTKTGTDLFDEIKDYREVELWGEGFAWSDYKRWNIPVVRHSFAEGGNAHQAVAKTIAVDYGNKWTWVIPQNEIDYNDLVTNE; this is encoded by the coding sequence ATGAAATATTCAATAAATAAATTCACCGCAGGGGCTTTAATTGCTGTAGCTGCAATGACAGCATCTTGCTCCAGTGATTATCTCAATGTATCACCAGCAGAGTCGGCTGAGTCTTCTGCAGCATATGCTAATACAAGCAATGCGCGTAACACCTTGAATGGTATTGCAAAGTCGATGACCGTACAGCAAGCTTACTATGGTCAGGGATTTGCAGGCGAAAATGCGATAATGCGTCTCTATGAGAATCTTCCAAGTCAGAACTATAACTACAACCGTTATGCTTCTGGTTGGGCAACTATCCATAACCAAGATTATCACTATAGGTCTACAGTAAAGTATGATTCTTATGCGTGGGCATACTATTATCAGATTATTAACAATGCAAATGCACTCCTTGCAAACATTGATAATGCCGCTGGTAATGAAGCGGATAGGAAGTTTATCAAGGCTTCGGCATTGACTTTCCGTGCATATGCTTATGAGAAGTTAGTACATTACTATTGTTATCGTTGGCAGGATAGTAACAATGGTACTTCTCAGGGATTGCCATTGCGCCTTGACACTTCTACGGGTAAATTGAAGGCTTCTACGCTGGCTGAGACTTATGCTCAGATTTATAAGGACTGTCAGGATGCTATCACGCTCTTTACAGAAAGTGGTGTGACACGTTCAACAGCAGAGTGCTGGATTCCTGATTTGAATACAGCTCACGCTGTTTACGCACGTGCTGCTTTGACTCGTCAGGACTACGCTACTGCTTTGGCACAGGCTAAGTTGGCTGAGAATGGTCGTCCTTTGATGACAGGTGATACATACGCTGCTGGTTTCTATAAGCCAAACGATGAGTGGATTCTTGGTAGTTATGGCGATGCAAGTGAGCAGAACTGGTATTGGGCTTATGGTGTACAGGGTGCTTGTAATGGTTACTATGCAAGTAATCAGAGTACGGGTGCCGGTACTATCGGTCATGAGTTGATTACTCGTATTCCTAATAATGATGCTCGTAAGCAGCTCTTTATCACTGAAGATAAATTCCGCAGTATTAATATTACTGACAATTCACAGGTAAATCAGACCTATGGTATCTTAGGTCAGGGTAACAAGAGTGTTAAGGCACAGGCTGACTCTATCGTCAAGAAGCACCAGATTTCTGGTCTCTCTGCAGCTTATGCTTCTGGTTATATCTATTTGGATGGTCAAATGAAGTTCTGGGTGACAGCACAGCCTGGTGTTAGTTATCTTCCTTATATCCGTTCAAGTGAGATGGTTCTCATCGAGGCTGAGGCTAATTACTTCTTGGGTAACACTGCTGATGCACAGGCTGCATTGGTTAAACTGAATGCTACTACAGGTCGTAACGCAAGCTATACTTGTACGAAGACAGGTACTGACCTCTTCGATGAAATCAAGGATTACCGTGAGGTTGAGCTTTGGGGCGAAGGCTTTGCATGGAGTGATTACAAGCGTTGGAACATTCCTGTTGTTCGTCACTCATTTGCTGAAGGTGGTAATGCACACCAAGCAGTTGCAAAAACAATTGCTGTAGATTATGGAAACAAGTGGACTTGGGTAATTCCACAGAACGAGATCGATTATAATGATCTTGTGACGAACGAATAG
- a CDS encoding SusC/RagA family TonB-linked outer membrane protein, with product MEKRLMMFLVGLFLSIGTALAQTEISGTVVSSSDGQPIVGASILVSGTQNGTVTDIDGKFRLSAPAGAKLVVSYVGMASKTVTASNNMKVTLNPNDKNLDEVVVVAYGTAKRQSITGSVAVVDSKKISDRISTTVTGALEGSAPGVQVNNSYGEPGATPKIHIRGVGTLVKDADQPLYIVDGTPFEGNIAELNPGDIESMSVLKDASSAALYGNRAANGVVLITTKKAKFSTKPNITLKMDQGFYRRGIPEYDRLGPNEWMEASWIAMKNYALSGGIASTEAAAGTFATEHLMGDFVKRNIYDAADNALFNSNGKLIASIRPGYDDLDWQKAVERTGHRQEYSLSAGVAGDKYNIYSSAGYLNEQGYTLNSGYERFTGRINTQYTANKWLELGLNLSGTSSVRSYNSNANGSFYANPFYVTRYMAPVYPVYLHNADGTYALDADGNKQYDTTSEYLENRNLPYEMTMDMDRVRRNVLDGLLYAKISLPYGFSLTGKVDLNHATTNRQKYNNPVIGDGASNNGRLSEYANQYISYTGQELLNWDHNFDLHHVDVLLGHENYSWNRKYARVMNTNAAIAGLRALSNFVLNSDTEGYFEDYRTESYLGRLRYNYDEKYFFDFSLRRDGSSKFHKDKRWGNFFSAGVNWNIKKENFMKDVKWVDALRARVSYGEVGNDAAVKYYGYQALYYITKNGGTPALVRQKLAALDLKWETTQTLDFGIEGTLFDRLNFSLGYFDKRSKDLLFEVRFPLSAGSFFDDDAIQNLTQYQNIGTISNRGFEIMLGGDVVRSKDWTWNLSFDATTLKNKVLKLPKGKDILHGQQNYSEGHSAYEWYTYHFVGVDQMTGKSLYELDPKQEATASAAGKLVEINGTKYTTSTSQAIRKWAGTALPSVYGSFGSNLRWKDLSLSMLMTYSLGGKTMDGSYRALMSTGSASSAAALHKDALNSWNGVPAGMTATSPNRIDPNGTPILDFNGSVDNNAVSDRWLTSSSYFIMKNIMLTYRLPKALVTKWGLGGIAVKAGVENLFTLTGRKGMNPQYKFNGDSDDTYVSARVFNFGLTVDL from the coding sequence ATGGAAAAAAGACTAATGATGTTTTTAGTCGGTCTATTCCTAAGTATAGGAACAGCGCTGGCGCAGACAGAGATTAGCGGAACTGTAGTTTCCTCAAGTGATGGGCAGCCTATAGTGGGTGCATCTATCCTTGTGTCTGGAACTCAGAACGGTACTGTAACTGATATTGATGGTAAATTCCGTCTCTCAGCACCTGCAGGAGCTAAGTTGGTGGTGTCTTATGTTGGTATGGCATCAAAGACTGTTACAGCTTCAAACAACATGAAAGTTACCTTAAATCCGAATGACAAGAATCTTGATGAAGTCGTTGTTGTGGCATATGGTACAGCTAAGCGTCAATCAATTACAGGTTCTGTTGCCGTTGTCGACTCTAAGAAAATCTCTGATCGAATTAGTACTACGGTAACGGGTGCACTGGAAGGTTCTGCTCCTGGTGTACAGGTAAATAACTCTTATGGCGAACCTGGTGCTACACCTAAGATTCATATCCGTGGTGTGGGTACATTGGTTAAGGATGCTGACCAGCCTCTTTATATTGTTGATGGTACTCCATTTGAAGGTAATATTGCCGAGTTAAATCCTGGCGACATCGAGTCTATGTCTGTCTTGAAGGATGCTTCTTCAGCAGCTCTTTATGGTAACCGTGCGGCTAATGGTGTTGTCTTGATTACAACAAAGAAGGCTAAGTTCTCTACTAAGCCAAACATTACTTTGAAGATGGATCAAGGTTTCTACAGACGTGGTATCCCAGAGTATGACCGTTTAGGTCCAAACGAATGGATGGAGGCTTCTTGGATAGCAATGAAGAATTATGCGCTCTCTGGTGGTATCGCTTCAACTGAGGCTGCAGCTGGTACTTTTGCTACTGAGCACTTGATGGGTGATTTTGTGAAGCGTAATATCTATGATGCTGCTGATAATGCTCTCTTTAATTCAAATGGTAAGCTAATTGCTTCTATTCGTCCTGGTTATGATGACCTTGATTGGCAAAAAGCTGTTGAGCGTACTGGTCATCGTCAGGAGTATAGCCTTTCTGCTGGTGTAGCAGGTGATAAGTACAATATCTACTCTTCTGCTGGTTATCTGAATGAGCAGGGTTATACTTTGAACTCAGGCTATGAGCGTTTTACTGGTCGTATTAATACACAATATACAGCCAACAAGTGGCTTGAATTAGGTTTGAACCTCTCTGGAACTTCTTCTGTAAGAAGCTATAATTCAAATGCTAATGGTAGTTTTTATGCTAACCCATTCTATGTAACTCGTTACATGGCTCCTGTTTATCCTGTTTATTTGCACAATGCTGATGGTACATACGCTTTGGATGCAGATGGTAATAAGCAGTATGATACCACATCTGAGTATCTTGAAAATCGTAACCTCCCTTACGAGATGACGATGGATATGGACCGAGTACGTAGAAACGTATTAGATGGTTTGTTGTATGCAAAAATTAGTTTGCCATACGGTTTCTCTTTGACAGGAAAAGTAGACTTGAACCATGCGACAACAAACCGTCAGAAATATAATAACCCTGTTATTGGTGATGGTGCATCTAACAATGGTCGTTTGTCAGAATATGCTAACCAGTATATCTCTTATACAGGACAGGAACTTTTGAACTGGGATCATAACTTTGATCTCCACCATGTTGATGTTCTTCTCGGTCATGAGAATTATAGCTGGAATCGTAAATATGCACGTGTCATGAACACGAATGCTGCTATTGCAGGCTTGCGTGCGTTGAGTAACTTCGTATTAAACTCTGATACGGAAGGCTATTTTGAGGATTATAGAACTGAGTCTTATCTTGGTCGTCTGCGTTACAACTATGATGAGAAGTACTTCTTTGACTTCTCTCTCCGTCGCGATGGTTCTTCTAAGTTCCACAAAGATAAGCGTTGGGGTAACTTCTTCTCTGCTGGTGTAAACTGGAATATTAAGAAAGAAAACTTCATGAAGGATGTGAAGTGGGTTGATGCTTTGCGTGCTCGTGTTTCATACGGTGAGGTTGGTAACGATGCAGCTGTTAAATATTATGGTTATCAGGCACTTTATTACATTACAAAGAATGGTGGTACCCCTGCTTTGGTACGTCAGAAGTTGGCTGCTCTCGACTTGAAGTGGGAGACAACTCAGACACTTGACTTTGGTATTGAGGGTACGCTCTTTGATCGTTTGAACTTCAGCTTGGGTTATTTTGATAAGCGTTCTAAGGACTTGCTCTTCGAGGTTCGTTTCCCATTGTCAGCAGGTTCTTTCTTCGATGATGATGCTATTCAGAACCTTACACAGTATCAGAATATCGGTACTATCTCTAACCGTGGCTTCGAAATCATGTTAGGTGGTGATGTTGTACGTTCTAAGGATTGGACATGGAACCTCTCTTTTGACGCTACCACATTGAAGAACAAGGTACTCAAGTTGCCTAAGGGTAAAGATATCTTGCATGGTCAGCAGAACTATTCTGAGGGGCACTCTGCTTATGAGTGGTACACCTATCACTTTGTAGGTGTTGATCAGATGACGGGTAAGTCTCTCTATGAACTCGATCCAAAACAGGAAGCTACTGCTTCTGCTGCTGGTAAACTTGTAGAGATTAATGGAACAAAGTACACAACGTCTACTTCTCAGGCAATCCGTAAGTGGGCGGGTACGGCACTCCCTTCTGTTTATGGCTCATTTGGTTCTAACCTTCGTTGGAAGGACTTGAGCTTGTCTATGTTGATGACTTATAGCCTTGGTGGTAAGACAATGGACGGTTCTTACAGAGCTTTGATGTCTACAGGTTCAGCTTCTTCTGCAGCTGCACTTCATAAGGATGCACTTAACTCTTGGAATGGTGTTCCTGCAGGTATGACAGCTACATCTCCTAATCGTATCGACCCTAATGGTACACCAATCCTTGACTTCAACGGAAGTGTTGATAACAATGCGGTTAGTGACCGTTGGTTGACAAGTTCTTCTTATTTCATCATGAAGAATATCATGCTCACTTATCGTTTACCAAAGGCATTGGTTACAAAGTGGGGTCTTGGTGGTATTGCTGTAAAGGCTGGTGTTGAGAACCTCTTCACACTCACTGGTCGTAAGGGTATGAACCCACAGTATAAATTTAATGGTGATAGTGATGATACTTATGTATCTGCACGTGTATTCAACTTCGGTTTGACAGTGGATCTCTAA
- a CDS encoding ribonuclease HII → MLKSHYYEGLIEAGCDEAGRGCLAGSVYAAAVILPSDYQNELLNDSKKLTAKKRYALREEIERDAIAWAVGIVTPEEIDKINILNASFLAMHRALDQLQVRPEAVIVDGNRFNPYQDLPSTTIVKGDGKYLSIAAASILAKTYRDDYMLSLAEEYPQYDWQSNMGYPTKKHRQAILEHGITSYHRKSYNLLGDGQLSFDF, encoded by the coding sequence ATGCTGAAAAGTCATTATTATGAAGGTCTTATAGAGGCTGGTTGCGACGAAGCAGGCAGAGGATGCCTTGCTGGAAGTGTCTATGCAGCAGCTGTTATTCTCCCATCTGATTATCAGAATGAGTTGTTAAACGACTCTAAGAAACTGACGGCAAAGAAACGTTATGCACTTCGTGAGGAGATTGAGCGAGATGCTATTGCGTGGGCAGTGGGTATCGTTACACCTGAAGAGATAGACAAGATAAATATTCTCAATGCCTCTTTCTTGGCAATGCACCGCGCGTTGGACCAGTTGCAGGTACGTCCAGAAGCTGTTATCGTTGATGGCAATCGCTTCAATCCTTATCAAGACCTACCTTCTACGACTATTGTGAAAGGGGATGGGAAGTATCTTTCCATTGCAGCAGCCTCAATCCTTGCCAAGACTTATCGTGACGACTATATGCTCTCCTTGGCTGAGGAATATCCGCAGTATGACTGGCAGTCAAACATGGGTTATCCAACGAAGAAGCATCGTCAGGCTATTCTTGAACATGGCATTACATCTTATCATCGCAAAAGTTACAACCTATTGGGTGATGGGCAACTCTCTTTTGACTTTTAA
- a CDS encoding aminotransferase class V-fold PLP-dependent enzyme, translating to MYDITKVRESFPILSRTVYGKPLIYLDNGATTQKPLCVLDAMREEYLNVNANVHRGVHWMSQQATDLHEAARETVRKFINARSTTEIVFTRGTTESLNLVASSFVEGCMKEGDEVIVSTMEHHSNIVPWQLQEQRKGIVLKVIPMTDEGELQLEEYEKLFTERTKLVSVTQVSNVLGTVNPVKEMIRIAHEHGVPVVVDGAQSVPHFAVDVQDLDCDFLAFSGHKVYGPTGVGVLYGKEEWLDRLPPYQGGGEMIERVSFEKTTFERPPLKFEAGTPDYIATHGLATALDYVTSLGMDNILAHEQDLTRYALQQLREIKGMHIYGHRNDSGDAVISFNVGDIHHMDLGTLLDQLGIAVRTGHHCAQPLMDRLGILGTVRASFGLYNTREEVDALVAGIKRIAMMF from the coding sequence ATGTACGATATAACGAAAGTTCGGGAATCCTTCCCAATTCTCTCCCGCACCGTCTATGGTAAACCCCTAATTTATCTTGACAATGGTGCCACCACGCAGAAACCGCTCTGTGTGTTGGATGCTATGCGGGAAGAATACCTCAATGTAAATGCCAATGTGCACCGTGGTGTACACTGGATGTCACAGCAGGCTACCGACTTGCACGAGGCAGCACGTGAGACAGTGCGGAAGTTTATCAATGCTCGTTCAACAACTGAGATAGTCTTCACACGTGGTACGACAGAGAGTTTGAATCTCGTTGCTTCCAGTTTTGTAGAAGGTTGTATGAAGGAGGGTGATGAAGTGATCGTTTCTACTATGGAACATCACTCTAACATCGTGCCTTGGCAGTTGCAGGAACAGCGCAAGGGAATTGTGCTAAAGGTTATTCCAATGACCGATGAGGGTGAACTTCAGCTTGAAGAATACGAGAAACTTTTCACCGAACGTACAAAACTTGTTAGTGTAACGCAGGTAAGCAATGTTCTTGGAACTGTCAACCCTGTAAAGGAGATGATTCGTATCGCCCACGAGCACGGTGTTCCTGTAGTAGTGGATGGTGCGCAAAGCGTTCCTCACTTTGCCGTTGATGTACAAGACTTAGATTGCGATTTTCTCGCTTTTAGTGGTCATAAGGTGTATGGACCGACAGGTGTGGGCGTTCTTTATGGTAAAGAAGAGTGGCTCGACCGACTACCTCCATATCAAGGTGGTGGTGAGATGATAGAGCGTGTTAGCTTTGAGAAGACGACCTTCGAGCGTCCACCTTTGAAGTTTGAGGCTGGAACACCTGATTATATCGCAACGCATGGACTTGCAACTGCCCTCGATTATGTTACTTCCTTGGGGATGGATAATATCCTTGCTCACGAGCAGGACCTCACACGTTATGCACTTCAGCAGCTCCGTGAGATAAAGGGTATGCACATCTATGGACATCGTAATGATAGCGGTGATGCTGTTATCAGCTTTAATGTCGGTGATATTCACCACATGGACCTTGGTACATTGCTCGACCAGTTAGGTATTGCTGTCCGTACAGGTCATCATTGTGCACAACCTTTGATGGATCGCCTTGGTATCCTTGGTACTGTTCGTGCCTCTTTCGGATTATATAACACACGTGAAGAAGTGGATGCTCTGGTAGCAGGTATCAAGCGTATTGCAATGATGTTTTAA